One genomic window of Streptosporangiales bacterium includes the following:
- a CDS encoding helix-turn-helix domain-containing protein, with the protein MSDLSNQLGRTIARLRKQRGLSQREFARLVGRSETWLSQVERGARHIDRMSVLERLADALDVPVADLAPATPAAAHEAPSVAGDLALALASSDALTAVLAAHDSTDTTELADAVSEAWQYVHASKYEHVRDRLAARLPELESAARTTKGRDRRQAYVSLARAYHALAAVLSNLGEFPAAWVAADRGIAAAERTGDALLMAEGSFRLCIVFQSARHYTHALRTASSAIDALAARVEEGDVGALSLTGVLHLQSALAEARLDHADADADAAYKHLDSADELAGRVGRGRNDYGTEFGPDNATLHRVTVAVHLGDAGAALRVAEAFDASPLSPERQARHQLDVARAHTQRRNLPAAIDALTYAHSLAPEFVTGHPVVIALVTDLLHTEHGGDLALRELSGTLGLE; encoded by the coding sequence GTGAGCGACCTCTCAAACCAGCTCGGACGGACCATCGCCCGACTGCGCAAGCAACGCGGCCTCTCGCAGCGCGAGTTCGCCCGGCTGGTCGGTCGGTCCGAGACCTGGCTCTCACAGGTCGAGCGCGGCGCACGGCACATCGACCGTATGTCGGTGCTAGAGCGACTGGCCGATGCTCTCGACGTTCCCGTCGCTGACCTGGCGCCGGCCACGCCCGCCGCCGCCCATGAGGCACCGAGTGTGGCGGGTGATCTGGCGCTCGCGCTCGCGTCCTCCGATGCACTGACCGCCGTCCTCGCGGCCCATGACTCGACCGATACAACCGAGCTTGCGGATGCCGTATCCGAGGCGTGGCAGTACGTTCATGCCTCCAAGTACGAACACGTCCGCGACCGGCTCGCGGCGCGGCTGCCCGAGCTGGAAAGCGCAGCCCGCACGACGAAAGGCCGCGACCGACGACAGGCGTACGTGTCGCTCGCTCGCGCATACCACGCCCTGGCGGCGGTCCTGTCGAACCTCGGCGAGTTCCCAGCCGCCTGGGTCGCCGCAGACCGCGGCATCGCCGCCGCCGAGCGCACCGGAGATGCGCTGCTGATGGCCGAAGGGTCATTCCGCCTGTGCATCGTGTTTCAGAGCGCCCGCCACTACACCCACGCCCTCCGCACTGCATCGTCGGCCATCGATGCGCTTGCAGCACGCGTCGAAGAGGGCGACGTCGGTGCCCTATCTCTGACTGGCGTGCTCCACCTACAATCCGCACTCGCCGAGGCACGCCTCGACCACGCCGACGCCGACGCCGACGCCGCATACAAGCACCTCGATTCCGCCGACGAACTCGCCGGCCGCGTCGGGCGCGGACGCAACGACTACGGCACGGAGTTCGGCCCAGACAACGCAACGCTGCACCGTGTCACCGTCGCCGTCCATCTCGGAGACGCGGGCGCAGCGCTGCGCGTCGCGGAAGCCTTCGACGCCTCGCCGCTGTCCCCGGAACGCCAGGCGCGACACCAACTCGACGTCGCTCGCGCCCACACGCAGCGCCGCAACCTGCCGGCAGCCATTGACGCACTCACCTACGCTCACAGCCTCGCACCCGAGTTCGTCACCGGACACCCGGTCGTCATCGCGCTGGTGACCGATCTACTCCACACCGAACACGGC
- a CDS encoding antibiotic biosynthesis monooxygenase, producing MFGLVVRFDLKDADAAAAYDALVAKTAPGIRDDEPGTLVYTTHTIDGEPLARVHYELYADRAAFEAHERAPHTVEYLRERQPYIAATRVEFLTPGPSKLPG from the coding sequence ATGTTCGGGCTCGTGGTGCGCTTCGACTTGAAGGACGCGGATGCAGCAGCGGCGTACGACGCACTCGTTGCCAAGACCGCACCGGGTATCCGGGACGACGAGCCGGGCACGCTCGTCTACACCACGCACACGATCGATGGTGAGCCGCTGGCGCGGGTGCACTACGAGTTGTACGCAGATCGTGCCGCTTTCGAGGCGCACGAGCGCGCGCCCCACACAGTGGAGTACCTGCGTGAGCGCCAGCCATACATCGCAGCTACGCGGGTGGAGTTTCTGACGCCGGGACCGTCAAAGTTGCCAGGGTGA
- a CDS encoding DUF397 domain-containing protein, with protein MTNATWRKSTFSNPENCVEVALIAGGVAVRDSKNPQRGALVFDNAEWRAFVRGAAAGEFS; from the coding sequence CTGACGAACGCGACATGGCGGAAGTCGACCTTTTCAAACCCGGAAAACTGTGTCGAGGTCGCGTTGATCGCTGGTGGTGTGGCGGTGCGGGACTCGAAGAACCCGCAGCGCGGCGCGCTGGTGTTCGACAACGCCGAGTGGCGCGCGTTCGTCCGCGGCGCGGCGGCCGGCGAATTCAGCTAG